The proteins below come from a single Chthoniobacterales bacterium genomic window:
- a CDS encoding sigma-70 family RNA polymerase sigma factor gives MDSSEDAIYRAAIHGDRAAFETVIRSASRNLFAIAYGILQNREEAEDVVQDTFVKAWKSRWRVRDSAKFPAWLATIARHRARDLARKRRPEPLPEDFEPAETAEFPAAGQKADLDGEVRSALAQLPELHRAAVTLRYFEELDYGTIEQTLGLTNGALRGILGRSLGLMRKRLKPALASTG, from the coding sequence ATGGACTCATCCGAAGACGCAATTTACCGCGCCGCCATCCATGGGGATCGCGCCGCTTTTGAGACCGTCATCCGGTCGGCCAGCCGGAACCTTTTCGCCATTGCCTACGGCATTTTGCAAAACCGCGAGGAAGCGGAGGACGTCGTCCAGGATACTTTCGTAAAAGCATGGAAATCGCGCTGGCGGGTGCGGGATTCGGCCAAGTTCCCCGCCTGGCTTGCCACCATCGCTCGGCATCGGGCACGGGACCTCGCCCGAAAACGCCGGCCGGAACCGTTACCGGAAGATTTTGAACCAGCGGAAACGGCCGAATTCCCGGCCGCAGGCCAAAAGGCGGACCTCGATGGCGAGGTCCGCTCGGCCCTGGCGCAGTTGCCGGAACTGCATCGCGCCGCGGTGACGTTGCGTTATTTCGAAGAGCTCGATTACGGCACGATCGAGCAGACCCTTGGCCTGACGAACGGAGCGCTGCGCGGAATTCTGGGCCGCTCCCTTGGACTGATGCGGAAACGGCTCAAGCCGGCCCTGGCCTCAACCGGATAA
- a CDS encoding mechanosensitive ion channel family protein, whose translation MAEPETLTQVKQKPEVREALAQTGGKPVIKAQARDKFWFTTHALVLLGCAAIWLLLGWKWIPLPQPHLDLIARAVRATVFIVIVLAIAKAVSVYAIGRVEDASTTFTLRRILHLIVGIVIVFIGLSIFFANWYTALISVGVVSIIVGLSVQTPMSSFIGWIYILVRRPYRVGDRIKIGDATGDVIDVSYIDTTLWEFGGSFLSTDHPSGRIIKFPNAKVLDSMVYNYSWPLFPYIWNEIKFQIAYQSDLQFVAQTMERIVEQEIGEEMKDRVEVYRDLLAKTPVNELEVRAHPRVFFRVDEVTWIDAIVRYVVPPREAGSIKTRLIPKLLAALNAAPDKVMFPAGANR comes from the coding sequence ATGGCAGAGCCCGAAACGCTGACCCAGGTGAAACAGAAGCCAGAGGTCCGCGAGGCCCTGGCCCAGACGGGCGGCAAGCCAGTCATCAAGGCGCAGGCGCGGGATAAGTTCTGGTTTACGACCCACGCCCTGGTTCTGCTGGGCTGCGCCGCTATCTGGTTGTTACTCGGCTGGAAATGGATCCCCCTTCCGCAGCCTCATCTCGATCTGATCGCCCGCGCCGTTCGGGCAACGGTTTTCATCGTCATTGTCCTGGCGATCGCGAAAGCGGTCTCGGTTTATGCCATTGGGCGAGTCGAAGACGCCTCCACGACCTTCACGCTCCGGCGCATTCTCCACCTCATCGTAGGGATTGTGATTGTCTTCATCGGGCTCTCTATCTTCTTCGCGAACTGGTACACGGCACTGATCTCGGTGGGAGTGGTTTCCATCATTGTCGGCCTGTCGGTGCAGACGCCGATGTCGAGTTTCATCGGCTGGATTTATATTCTCGTCCGGCGGCCATATCGCGTCGGCGACCGGATCAAAATCGGCGATGCCACCGGGGACGTGATCGATGTCAGCTACATCGACACCACGCTCTGGGAGTTCGGGGGCTCGTTTCTTTCCACGGACCACCCGAGCGGCCGGATCATCAAGTTCCCCAACGCGAAGGTGCTCGACTCGATGGTTTACAATTATTCCTGGCCGCTCTTCCCCTACATCTGGAATGAGATAAAATTCCAGATCGCCTACCAGAGCGATTTGCAGTTCGTCGCCCAGACGATGGAACGGATCGTGGAGCAGGAAATCGGCGAAGAGATGAAAGATCGCGTCGAGGTTTACCGCGATCTCCTGGCGAAAACACCGGTGAACGAGCTCGAGGTCCGGGCGCATCCGCGGGTTTTCTTTCGGGTCGACGAGGTGACGTGGATCGACGCCATCGTGCGGTATGTCGTCCCGCCGCGTGAAGCCGGCTCCATCAAGACGCGCCTGATCCCGAAGCTGCTGGCCGCGCTCAACGCGGCGCCGGACAAAGTCATGTTCCCGGCGGGCGCGAATCGGTAA
- a CDS encoding L,D-transpeptidase family protein: MHSRILIVAVALVTMAAKPVAKKTEKPGPQPSPKPKVSVPKTIPVALPNYDEETSVKLQIFLDNNDFGPGKIDGRMGEFFRKALVHYKRAHGMPETGGIDSWLLDQVPETYTTYTIPPEALNFVGDTASKPSEQAKLKRLNYGSLLEFVAERYHSAEDFLKKINPELKLENLKPGDTVKVPNVLPFKIEDLKEGFAEKNAAFANRKIYIDTKDHFLLIYDGKQLVAEFPITPGSSTLPAPMGLWKILGIATLPVFRHDEGVLQHGEKSSVFYNLPPGPNNPVGVLWMGLNKPHVGIHGTNNPETIGRAASHGCIRTANWDAARVKELVTVGNAVSIFR, from the coding sequence ATGCATTCTCGAATTCTAATTGTCGCCGTCGCCCTCGTGACCATGGCCGCGAAGCCGGTGGCCAAAAAAACGGAGAAACCCGGGCCGCAGCCATCGCCGAAGCCAAAAGTATCGGTTCCGAAAACCATCCCGGTCGCGCTGCCGAATTACGACGAAGAGACGAGCGTGAAGCTGCAAATTTTTCTCGATAACAACGACTTCGGCCCGGGCAAGATCGATGGCCGGATGGGCGAATTTTTCCGGAAGGCGCTGGTGCACTACAAGCGCGCCCACGGCATGCCGGAGACCGGCGGAATCGATTCGTGGCTGCTCGACCAGGTGCCCGAGACCTACACCACTTACACGATTCCGCCGGAAGCGCTGAACTTCGTCGGCGACACCGCGAGCAAGCCGTCCGAGCAGGCGAAGCTCAAACGATTGAACTACGGGTCGCTCCTCGAATTCGTCGCCGAGCGTTACCATTCCGCCGAGGACTTCCTCAAGAAGATCAACCCGGAGCTCAAGCTGGAGAATCTAAAGCCGGGCGACACGGTGAAGGTGCCGAATGTGTTGCCGTTCAAAATCGAGGATCTGAAGGAAGGTTTCGCCGAGAAAAATGCCGCGTTCGCGAATCGAAAAATCTACATCGACACGAAAGACCACTTTCTCCTGATCTACGACGGCAAGCAGCTCGTGGCGGAGTTTCCGATCACTCCCGGCTCATCCACCCTGCCCGCGCCGATGGGCCTTTGGAAGATTCTCGGCATCGCGACGCTCCCGGTTTTCCGGCACGACGAGGGCGTGCTCCAGCATGGCGAGAAATCGAGTGTGTTCTACAACCTGCCGCCCGGCCCCAACAATCCGGTGGGCGTTCTTTGGATGGGATTGAACAAACCGCACGTCGGGATCCACGGGACGAATAATCCTGAAACCATCGGCCGAGCCGCGAGCCACGGCTGCATTCGGACCGCGAATTGGGATGCCGCCAGGGTGAAGGAGCTGGTCACCGTGGGCAACGCCGTTTCGATTTTCAGGTAG
- a CDS encoding aromatic amino acid hydroxylase, whose amino-acid sequence MNNKAVAALPKHLLQFAVDQCYDEYTSVDHAVWRFIMRQNTFFLKEYAHKVYFQGLLDTGISFERIPRIQEMNDILGKIGWGAVAVDGFIPPAAFMEFQAYKVLVIACDMRQIHHIEYTPAPDIVHEAAGHAPIIVDREYSDYLQRFGEVGARAMQSRKDFELYEAIRHLSILKELPNSKEEEVADATREVEQRFANLGEPSEMALLSRLHWWTVEYGLIGTLENPKIYGAGLLSSIGESVSCLEPNVKKIWYSIDAANQPFDITTKQPQLFVCRDFKHLSDVLEEFASRMAYRVGGLEGLNKAIECKRAATAEYSSGLQVTGVFSEVLADENGQPIYLRTTGPTALAFKDKQLEGHSKERHAEGFGAPIGNWKETTLREGEDAKLEFTSGITVTGRVERLVRPDGKLLLVTFSNCTVKLGDRLLFEPAWGEYDMAVGDRIVSVFNGAADKDAYLEVALVPKERTIKAPSDEKRKKLENLYQQVRDIRERKVGYERLGEIWETQQAEHANDWLLSMDIFELLDDAGEQNDLKQRIVSFLNQKKLTDKDKATLIEWGFRLVTYHKAGLETAGQVR is encoded by the coding sequence ATGAATAACAAGGCCGTGGCCGCGCTTCCGAAACATTTGCTCCAGTTCGCGGTGGACCAGTGCTACGACGAATACACCTCGGTCGATCACGCCGTCTGGCGCTTCATCATGCGCCAGAACACTTTTTTCCTGAAGGAATACGCCCATAAAGTTTATTTCCAGGGGCTGCTCGACACCGGCATTTCCTTCGAACGCATCCCGCGCATCCAGGAGATGAACGACATCCTGGGCAAGATCGGCTGGGGCGCAGTCGCGGTGGATGGGTTCATTCCGCCGGCGGCGTTCATGGAATTCCAGGCTTACAAGGTCCTGGTGATCGCGTGCGATATGCGCCAGATCCACCACATCGAATACACGCCGGCGCCGGACATCGTCCATGAAGCCGCGGGACACGCGCCGATCATTGTCGATCGCGAATACTCCGATTACCTCCAGCGTTTCGGCGAAGTCGGTGCGAGAGCGATGCAGTCACGCAAGGACTTTGAGCTCTACGAAGCGATCCGGCATCTGTCGATTTTGAAGGAGCTGCCGAACTCGAAAGAAGAGGAAGTGGCAGACGCGACCCGGGAAGTGGAACAGCGTTTCGCGAATCTTGGGGAGCCGTCGGAAATGGCGCTGCTCTCCCGGTTGCATTGGTGGACGGTCGAGTACGGCCTCATCGGCACGCTCGAAAATCCGAAGATCTACGGCGCGGGTCTGCTCTCCTCGATCGGCGAATCGGTTTCCTGCCTGGAACCGAATGTGAAGAAGATCTGGTATTCCATCGATGCGGCGAATCAGCCGTTTGATATCACGACAAAGCAACCGCAGCTCTTCGTCTGCCGCGATTTCAAGCACCTCAGCGATGTCCTGGAAGAATTCGCCAGCCGGATGGCCTATCGCGTCGGTGGCCTGGAAGGGTTGAACAAGGCGATTGAATGCAAGCGCGCCGCGACTGCCGAGTATTCCTCCGGCCTCCAGGTGACTGGCGTTTTCAGCGAAGTGCTGGCGGACGAAAATGGGCAGCCGATTTATTTGCGGACGACTGGGCCGACGGCGCTGGCCTTCAAGGACAAACAACTCGAGGGGCACAGCAAGGAGCGGCACGCGGAAGGTTTCGGCGCGCCGATTGGCAATTGGAAAGAGACCACGCTTCGGGAAGGTGAAGACGCGAAATTGGAGTTTACGAGCGGCATAACGGTGACCGGACGGGTGGAACGTTTGGTTCGGCCAGACGGCAAGCTGCTGTTAGTGACCTTCTCGAATTGCACTGTGAAGCTCGGGGATCGCCTCCTTTTTGAACCGGCCTGGGGCGAATACGACATGGCGGTTGGTGATCGGATCGTGTCGGTCTTCAACGGCGCGGCGGACAAGGACGCGTATTTGGAGGTCGCGCTCGTGCCGAAGGAGCGCACCATCAAGGCGCCTTCCGACGAGAAACGCAAAAAGCTCGAGAACCTTTACCAGCAGGTCCGCGATATTCGGGAACGCAAAGTCGGTTACGAGCGGCTCGGCGAAATCTGGGAGACGCAACAGGCCGAGCACGCGAATGACTGGCTCCTTTCGATGGACATCTTCGAGTTACTCGATGACGCCGGCGAACAAAACGATCTCAAGCAGCGGATTGTGAGTTTCCTCAACCAGAAAAAACTCACCGATAAAGACAAAGCGACCCTGATCGAGTGGGGCTTCCGGCTGGTAACATATCACAAGGCCGGGCTCGAGACCGCGGGGCAGGTTCGCTAA
- a CDS encoding amylo-alpha-1,6-glucosidase, with protein sequence MEQKPNSNPVVVRSMAWDPAHPSREVLLNREWLVTNGLGGYASGTVSGAITRKYHGILVAALPTPLGRVVMWNHVSEFLRFDDNEVVSLGAEERAGGQLDLKSADYLREFRLEDGMPVWVYHVRDFAIEKRVSMPHLQNTVHVSYQVRGPGKPPRLELRPAFHFRHHEEAVDLPLAEPYKLSAVDERYEIVSARRKYGALRMRICGHATAFTIAPAKIHQVVYRTEQARGYAHEGTLWSPGFFQVDFADENRATLIGSTEPWEIIDVLSPLEVLAAERQRRARLLEDSAPEAKEGVAAELVFASDQYVITPAGRFEEAARAHASGDEVRTVIAGYHWFTDWGRDTMISLEGLTLVTGRCQEAGYILRTFAHYVRNGLIPNMFPDRQKEGLYHTADATLWFFHALGRYLKKSQDRITLRLLLPTLVDIAEHHLRGTRFNIHVDPRDGLLVQGQEGYQLTWMDAKMGDWVVTPRRGKAVEINALWYNALKLLESWLREMGNAEAAQSYADHARRARESFNDRFWFEEGGHLYDVVDVDGGTASDPACRPNQLFAISLDNPVLDQARWKSVVEVAERDLVTPVGLRSLSPNHPDYKPIYGGDLRSRDGAYHQGTVWAWLIGPFIDAWLKVHPEEKTAARKFLDRFPESMNENGIGTISEVFDAREPHTAGGCIAQAWSVAEVLRCWVKTA encoded by the coding sequence GTGGAGCAAAAGCCGAACAGTAATCCGGTGGTCGTCCGCTCGATGGCGTGGGACCCGGCGCATCCCTCGCGCGAAGTCCTCCTGAATCGGGAATGGCTCGTGACCAATGGCCTGGGTGGTTACGCGTCCGGGACGGTTTCCGGGGCGATCACCCGGAAATATCACGGCATCCTGGTCGCGGCCCTGCCAACTCCCCTCGGGCGCGTCGTCATGTGGAATCACGTCTCCGAATTTCTCCGCTTTGACGACAACGAAGTAGTGTCGTTAGGCGCGGAGGAACGTGCCGGCGGCCAGCTCGATCTGAAAAGCGCCGATTATCTTCGCGAATTCCGCCTCGAGGACGGGATGCCGGTCTGGGTTTATCACGTTCGCGATTTCGCCATCGAGAAACGCGTCTCGATGCCTCACCTCCAAAACACCGTGCACGTGAGCTATCAGGTCAGGGGCCCGGGGAAACCTCCCAGGCTGGAGCTGCGGCCTGCCTTCCATTTTCGCCATCACGAGGAAGCAGTCGATTTGCCCCTGGCCGAGCCTTACAAGCTGAGCGCGGTCGACGAACGCTACGAAATCGTGTCGGCTCGCCGGAAATATGGCGCGCTCCGCATGCGGATTTGCGGTCATGCCACAGCCTTTACGATCGCGCCCGCGAAAATTCACCAGGTGGTGTATCGGACCGAGCAGGCCCGCGGCTATGCCCACGAAGGAACGCTCTGGAGCCCCGGATTTTTTCAGGTCGATTTCGCTGATGAAAACAGGGCGACGTTGATTGGATCGACCGAGCCATGGGAGATCATTGATGTTCTGAGCCCACTGGAAGTGCTCGCAGCCGAACGGCAACGGCGCGCGAGACTGCTGGAGGACTCGGCCCCGGAAGCCAAGGAGGGCGTCGCCGCGGAACTCGTTTTCGCGAGCGATCAATATGTGATCACCCCGGCCGGCCGCTTTGAGGAAGCGGCGCGCGCTCACGCGTCGGGCGATGAGGTGCGGACGGTCATCGCGGGCTACCACTGGTTTACCGATTGGGGGCGGGACACGATGATTAGCCTGGAAGGGCTAACGTTGGTAACCGGGCGCTGTCAAGAGGCTGGATATATTTTACGAACATTTGCTCATTACGTTCGCAATGGGCTGATCCCGAATATGTTTCCTGATCGACAAAAGGAGGGACTTTATCATACCGCGGACGCAACCCTCTGGTTCTTCCATGCCTTGGGCCGATACTTAAAAAAGTCGCAGGACCGCATCACTCTCCGGCTCCTCCTGCCCACCTTGGTCGATATCGCCGAGCATCATTTGCGCGGGACGAGGTTTAACATTCACGTCGATCCCCGGGATGGGCTGCTCGTCCAAGGCCAGGAAGGTTATCAGCTCACCTGGATGGACGCGAAGATGGGCGATTGGGTGGTCACACCGCGGCGAGGCAAGGCGGTGGAGATCAACGCGCTTTGGTATAACGCGCTCAAGCTTCTGGAAAGCTGGCTCCGCGAGATGGGAAACGCCGAAGCGGCCCAGAGCTACGCGGACCATGCCCGGCGAGCCCGCGAGTCGTTCAACGACCGCTTTTGGTTCGAGGAAGGTGGACACCTTTACGATGTCGTTGACGTAGATGGGGGCACCGCGAGCGACCCCGCCTGCCGGCCAAATCAACTCTTTGCCATCTCGCTCGACAATCCGGTGCTCGATCAGGCGCGCTGGAAATCGGTGGTCGAAGTCGCCGAGCGCGATTTGGTGACACCGGTCGGCCTGCGGTCCCTCTCGCCGAACCATCCGGATTACAAACCGATTTACGGCGGTGACCTTCGCTCTAGAGACGGCGCCTACCACCAGGGCACGGTTTGGGCATGGCTAATCGGGCCGTTTATCGATGCCTGGTTGAAAGTGCATCCGGAAGAAAAGACAGCCGCGCGCAAATTCCTCGATCGTTTCCCGGAAAGCATGAACGAGAACGGAATCGGAACGATTAGCGAAGTTTTCGATGCGCGGGAACCGCACACCGCCGGTGGTTGCATCGCCCAAGCCTGGAGCGTCGCGGAAGTGCTGCGTTGCTGGGTGAAGACGGCGTGA
- a CDS encoding class I SAM-dependent methyltransferase encodes MSFDAVAPWYRVLETVAFGNALQRARLACLGEIGSPRRALIVGEGNGRFLLQLLRSHPNAEIDCVDASGRMLELARKRIERDAPEQTSRVRFLQQDITSWTPAGENYDLIVTHFVLDCFPETTLPRVIDRLAGAAKAKADWLVADFCLPSSGLARWRARAWLVAMYRFFRFTARIEADELVDPAPFLQAAGFSLGREHLSRGGMLRSQLWRRERSLQQGP; translated from the coding sequence GTGAGTTTCGACGCCGTTGCGCCTTGGTATCGGGTGCTGGAAACAGTCGCGTTCGGCAACGCGCTCCAGCGTGCCCGGCTAGCCTGCCTTGGTGAGATTGGCTCCCCCCGCCGGGCCCTGATCGTCGGCGAGGGGAATGGGAGGTTTTTGCTCCAATTACTCCGGAGCCATCCGAACGCGGAGATCGATTGCGTGGATGCGAGCGGCCGGATGCTGGAGCTGGCCCGGAAACGAATTGAGCGTGACGCTCCGGAGCAAACGAGCCGCGTTCGGTTTCTGCAACAGGACATTACTTCTTGGACGCCGGCGGGAGAGAATTACGATCTGATCGTTACCCATTTCGTGCTCGATTGTTTCCCGGAAACGACGTTGCCCCGCGTGATCGATCGTCTCGCGGGCGCTGCGAAAGCAAAGGCAGATTGGCTGGTCGCCGATTTTTGTCTTCCGTCATCGGGCCTGGCCCGGTGGCGGGCCCGCGCGTGGCTTGTCGCGATGTATCGATTTTTCCGCTTCACCGCGCGGATCGAAGCGGACGAGTTAGTCGACCCTGCTCCTTTTCTCCAAGCGGCGGGATTTTCGTTGGGCCGCGAGCATTTGTCCCGAGGCGGCATGCTGAGATCGCAGCTGTGGCGGCGGGAGCGTTCGCTCCAACAAGGACCTTAG
- a CDS encoding transposase codes for MPPRLSRLERIYVREPIYFVTACTAHRRKLLARLSIHAVFLGFAANGPASGAWIGCYVLMPDHFHVFVAIDDERISLSNWVRALKGTLSSQLRKEGVSSPFWQKGFFDHVLRSEESATQKWQYVRENPTRAGLVTESDDWPFLGEVFPLEYRAESG; via the coding sequence GTGCCCCCCAGGCTTTCGCGTCTCGAACGCATCTACGTTCGCGAGCCGATCTACTTTGTAACGGCTTGCACCGCTCACCGGAGGAAGCTGCTGGCGCGTCTGTCCATCCACGCTGTCTTCCTCGGCTTCGCGGCCAATGGCCCAGCCTCGGGCGCGTGGATTGGTTGTTATGTGCTAATGCCCGATCATTTCCATGTATTTGTAGCAATCGATGACGAGCGGATATCGCTCTCGAATTGGGTTCGCGCACTCAAAGGGACACTTTCATCTCAGCTACGGAAGGAGGGAGTTTCTTCTCCGTTTTGGCAGAAAGGGTTCTTTGATCATGTGTTGCGGAGCGAAGAATCTGCTACGCAAAAATGGCAGTATGTTCGGGAAAACCCGACGCGTGCAGGTCTGGTGACAGAATCAGACGACTGGCCTTTTCTCGGTGAAGTGTTTCCCTTGGAATATCGGGCGGAGAGCGGGTGA
- a CDS encoding DUF4349 domain-containing protein, producing the protein MATIHEQIDELLAADLHDELTAAERDGFHAHLVECAECRQAFQEGKTMNRILNETLAQKKADAAFEQRMVSRFRERVPKRAGLISLIADLMRVRAVQLTAAAAVLLTLAQMGKMLTGEFSMTPKTPYDVTVAFNQAPTEQEKPGASREADGLLSKADGRTKNVAPSTVAPPPPPMDAVTSSAPRPQTEALRAPVKTKKAEFKDEKADAADVTAETPTEPSASALTVGPTANRKLVRNATAEMEVASFDESVQKITAFASEEKGYVSTTSSEKQANGKLRGEIVVKVLPDNLDRFLGKLRAIGELKNQALTTEDVTKNYFDTESRLKNARLMEQRLIEILKTKSKDVADLLEVEKELGRVREEIETMQGELKFMDSQVAFATVTITLAEKNMNIPAAFLLKERAQLSLYATEVEKTYNDIKALASPKVQITNAQIDRDNTGRVSARMSLLLAPEESEAVIARIKGMARVENFQVQTQRVSQGGDGLGESAKTERDKMELNITLSRDEQEIALQSTSLRIQTPEVSDKTKQLRAIAEQQNGRIRSSSFSRDPNGREYANVSLRVPMKNYNALMQALNGLGKVENVSVRRDDRPNSQIDEASAPADVSIQVYSQGNIVSEETGIWATLRRTIGQGAAALMWSVRMIGVAVAFLAPWALILAAVGWIVRRVSRARAARKQVAEQEADRS; encoded by the coding sequence ATGGCGACGATTCACGAACAAATTGACGAACTGCTCGCGGCCGATCTCCACGACGAACTGACGGCTGCCGAGCGCGATGGATTCCACGCCCACCTCGTTGAGTGCGCGGAATGCCGCCAGGCTTTTCAGGAAGGAAAAACTATGAACAGGATTCTGAACGAAACTTTGGCCCAGAAGAAGGCCGACGCCGCCTTCGAACAACGGATGGTCTCCCGATTCCGCGAGCGTGTGCCGAAACGGGCTGGGCTGATCAGCCTCATCGCCGACCTGATGCGCGTCCGCGCGGTCCAGCTCACGGCAGCCGCTGCGGTTCTTCTCACCCTCGCCCAAATGGGGAAAATGCTCACCGGTGAATTTTCGATGACGCCGAAAACGCCTTACGATGTGACGGTCGCTTTTAACCAAGCGCCGACAGAGCAGGAAAAACCGGGCGCAAGCCGGGAAGCGGACGGCCTTCTCAGCAAGGCCGACGGCCGTACCAAGAACGTGGCGCCATCGACGGTCGCTCCACCTCCCCCGCCGATGGACGCGGTCACTTCGTCTGCGCCGAGGCCACAGACCGAGGCGTTGCGCGCGCCAGTCAAAACAAAAAAGGCCGAGTTCAAGGATGAGAAAGCCGATGCCGCAGATGTGACCGCCGAAACGCCGACGGAACCTTCCGCATCCGCGTTGACTGTTGGACCAACCGCCAATCGAAAGCTGGTCCGCAACGCAACGGCGGAGATGGAAGTCGCCAGCTTCGACGAATCGGTCCAGAAGATCACTGCATTCGCCTCGGAAGAGAAAGGCTACGTCTCGACCACAAGCTCGGAGAAACAGGCGAACGGCAAACTGCGGGGGGAGATCGTGGTGAAAGTGTTGCCGGACAATCTCGACCGGTTTCTCGGGAAACTGCGCGCGATCGGGGAGCTGAAGAACCAGGCGCTCACGACCGAGGACGTCACCAAGAATTATTTCGACACCGAATCGCGCCTGAAGAACGCGCGGTTGATGGAGCAGCGGCTCATCGAAATCCTGAAGACGAAGAGCAAAGACGTCGCTGACCTGCTCGAAGTTGAAAAGGAACTCGGCCGGGTGCGCGAGGAAATCGAGACGATGCAGGGTGAGTTGAAGTTCATGGATTCGCAAGTGGCGTTCGCAACCGTGACGATCACGCTCGCGGAAAAGAACATGAACATTCCGGCGGCGTTCCTGTTGAAGGAACGGGCGCAGCTGTCGCTTTACGCGACCGAAGTCGAGAAGACCTACAACGACATCAAGGCGCTCGCTTCGCCGAAGGTGCAGATCACGAATGCCCAGATCGACCGTGATAATACCGGCCGCGTGTCGGCGCGAATGAGCCTGTTGCTTGCTCCGGAGGAAAGCGAGGCGGTCATCGCCCGAATCAAAGGCATGGCCCGGGTCGAGAATTTCCAGGTGCAAACGCAACGCGTTTCCCAGGGCGGCGACGGCCTGGGCGAGAGTGCGAAGACCGAGCGCGACAAGATGGAGCTGAATATCACTCTCTCGCGCGACGAACAGGAGATCGCGTTGCAATCGACTTCGCTCCGGATCCAGACGCCGGAAGTGAGCGACAAGACGAAACAGCTTCGCGCCATCGCCGAGCAACAGAACGGCCGCATCCGCAGCTCCTCTTTCTCGCGCGATCCGAATGGCCGCGAATACGCGAACGTTTCGCTTCGCGTGCCGATGAAGAATTACAACGCGCTCATGCAGGCGTTGAACGGGCTCGGAAAGGTCGAGAACGTCAGTGTCCGGCGGGACGATCGGCCGAACTCGCAAATCGATGAAGCGAGCGCACCGGCTGATGTTTCCATCCAGGTTTACAGCCAGGGAAACATCGTTTCGGAAGAGACCGGGATTTGGGCGACGTTGCGCCGGACCATTGGACAAGGCGCGGCGGCTTTGATGTGGAGCGTGCGAATGATTGGCGTGGCGGTCGCGTTCCTCGCGCCGTGGGCACTGATCCTGGCGGCTGTTGGCTGGATCGTGCGGCGCGTCTCACGGGCGCGCGCCGCGCGCAAGCAAGTGGCCGAGCAGGAAGCGGATCGCAGCTAA
- a CDS encoding VOC family protein produces MKPNLSFDHVHYRTYSDFEETIHFYVDIMEAENLGFVQIGPIRHLQFRLGGATLLFAPSTAATPQPAPGPDRLGAFHMAFLVEDCEAATNYYVERNGGNREIVFKEPELFPVEPPTPTGSYKVAFLKAPDGMLVELKQLIP; encoded by the coding sequence ATGAAGCCCAACCTCAGTTTCGACCACGTTCATTACCGCACCTACTCTGACTTCGAAGAGACCATTCACTTTTACGTCGACATTATGGAGGCGGAGAATCTTGGCTTTGTCCAAATCGGTCCGATTCGGCACTTACAGTTCAGGCTTGGTGGGGCAACCCTCCTTTTTGCCCCGTCGACCGCGGCCACGCCGCAGCCGGCACCGGGACCCGATCGCCTCGGCGCTTTCCACATGGCGTTCCTCGTTGAGGACTGTGAGGCGGCCACGAATTATTACGTCGAGCGTAACGGCGGCAATCGTGAGATCGTTTTTAAAGAGCCCGAGCTTTTCCCCGTCGAGCCTCCGACGCCGACCGGGAGTTATAAGGTCGCGTTTCTGAAAGCGCCGGACGGAATGTTGGTTGAGCTAAAACAGCTTATCCCCTGA